Proteins encoded together in one Acanthopagrus latus isolate v.2019 chromosome 19, fAcaLat1.1, whole genome shotgun sequence window:
- the rnf152 gene encoding E3 ubiquitin-protein ligase rnf152 isoform X2, protein METLSQDSILECQICFNYYSPRRRPKLLDCRHTCCSVCLTQMRSSQKEIRCPWCRGVTKLPPGLSVSQLPDDPDIITVIAIPHASEHTPVFIRLPSNGCYMLPLPVAKERALGLPGELGCRFLPGGQQKGVTVVTVPEQQPLGLGMALEGVGMGLEGGEGERRVTGPVGGGGKGSTWSGVCTVILVACVLLFLLGIVLHNMSCISKRFTVISCG, encoded by the coding sequence ATGGAGACTCTTTCCCAAGATTCGATCCTGGAGTGCCAGATCTGCTTTAACTACTACAGCCCCCGACGGCGGCCCAAACTCCTGGACTGCCGTCACACGTGCTGCTCGGTGTGTTTGACCCAGATGCGCAGCAGCCAGAAGGAGATCCGTTGTCCCTGGTGCCGTGGCGTCACCAAGCTCCCGCCAGGACTGTCCGTCTCCCAGCTCCCGGATGACCCGGACATCATCACCGTCATCGCCATCCCTCACGCCTCTGAGCACACGCCAGTTTTCATCCGCCTCCCCAGCAACGGCTGCTACATGCTGCCACTGCCAGTCGCCAAGGAGCGGGCGCTCGGCCTGCCGGGGGAGCTGGGATGTCGCTTCCTGCCCGGCGGGCAGCAGAAGGGGGTGACGGTGGTGACCGTGCCCGAGCAGCAGCCTCTGGGGCTGGGTATGGCTCTGGAGGGTGTGGGGATGGGGCTGGAAGGAGGCGAGGGGGAAAGGAGAGTCACCGGGCCGGTGGGCGGAGGGGGGAAGGGCTCCACGTGGTCCGGCGTGTGCACGGTGATCCTGGTGGCGTGCgtgctgctcttcctcctggGCATCGTGCTGCACAACATGTCCTGCATCTCCAAACGCTTCACTGTCATCTCCTGCGGCTGA
- the rnf152 gene encoding E3 ubiquitin-protein ligase rnf152 isoform X1, whose product MWPLSETMETLSQDSILECQICFNYYSPRRRPKLLDCRHTCCSVCLTQMRSSQKEIRCPWCRGVTKLPPGLSVSQLPDDPDIITVIAIPHASEHTPVFIRLPSNGCYMLPLPVAKERALGLPGELGCRFLPGGQQKGVTVVTVPEQQPLGLGMALEGVGMGLEGGEGERRVTGPVGGGGKGSTWSGVCTVILVACVLLFLLGIVLHNMSCISKRFTVISCG is encoded by the exons ATGTGGCCACTG TCAGAGACGATGGAGACTCTTTCCCAAGATTCGATCCTGGAGTGCCAGATCTGCTTTAACTACTACAGCCCCCGACGGCGGCCCAAACTCCTGGACTGCCGTCACACGTGCTGCTCGGTGTGTTTGACCCAGATGCGCAGCAGCCAGAAGGAGATCCGTTGTCCCTGGTGCCGTGGCGTCACCAAGCTCCCGCCAGGACTGTCCGTCTCCCAGCTCCCGGATGACCCGGACATCATCACCGTCATCGCCATCCCTCACGCCTCTGAGCACACGCCAGTTTTCATCCGCCTCCCCAGCAACGGCTGCTACATGCTGCCACTGCCAGTCGCCAAGGAGCGGGCGCTCGGCCTGCCGGGGGAGCTGGGATGTCGCTTCCTGCCCGGCGGGCAGCAGAAGGGGGTGACGGTGGTGACCGTGCCCGAGCAGCAGCCTCTGGGGCTGGGTATGGCTCTGGAGGGTGTGGGGATGGGGCTGGAAGGAGGCGAGGGGGAAAGGAGAGTCACCGGGCCGGTGGGCGGAGGGGGGAAGGGCTCCACGTGGTCCGGCGTGTGCACGGTGATCCTGGTGGCGTGCgtgctgctcttcctcctggGCATCGTGCTGCACAACATGTCCTGCATCTCCAAACGCTTCACTGTCATCTCCTGCGGCTGA